AATACTGACCACTACTACACATTAGCAATTCTCCTAAAAGTCGAGAATTTTGAGTAGCCTGTTAACCATGTGTTGGAAGACTTCCTTCTAATCCTCTTCATGTTTATATTTGTCCCTGCAGTGATTCCTTATTTATTTACTAGCTTTCTGATTTCTGATTTCAGGAAGGAGCTGCCAAGAAAATTGCCTTTCAGTTTCAGTGCTTGACATGGAAACTTGAGAGAACATTGAAAAACTTTCCGTATGATCAATTAGAAATCTCTGAGGAAGTACAAGAACAGGTAAGACTTGAGCCGATCAGACTTGTTCAAAGAAAGACTTAAGCATTTTTTGTTGGCAACATTATATCAGTTGAGCTTATTTGTCATACAACCTGTTTTTTTCTTCCAGGTTGATCTGGTAAGAGGACAGTTGAGAAGAGCAACAGAACGATATGGTGGATCACTAACTCCGAGTAGATTGTCACGTGCTTTATCCCAGCCACTGGATAAAGAGATTGACCCATTACAGTCAAGGAACAGGATAATTGGGAGTTTACATGTTGAGAGTACAGGTAGCATTGATCATGAAGTTACGGAAAAAGTGGAAATTTCTCCAAGAACTAATTCTTCAAAAGGTTATGGATCAGATCAGATGATTCATAGGTTAGAAAGGAGGGGAAGCTCCTCTGCATCATCTGATATCTGTTTATTGAACAATGCTGATGCTGATGATGGAGAAAGCTCATCCCCGAAAAGCTCAGAAGAGAATAGAAAGCCTGGTTCTCCTGTAATTCCTGATGACTTTTTATGTCCAATTTCTCTCGAAGTGATGAGAGACCCTGTTATAGTGGCTACCGGGCAGGTAAAATTTGCATAAAAAATGTGAATATTAGAAATGTGTTCTATGTAATTTACTTCCACTTCTCGACAATTTATTTAGGCACTTTCTTTCTGATTGTATCTTCCTCATGATTGTGCAGACATACGAGAGATCCTACATCCAGAGATGGATTGATTGCGGCAATACAAAGTGTCCGAAAACTCAACAAAAACTTCAACATCTCACTTTAACCCCAAACTATGTTTTAAGAAGTCTTATTACTCAGTGGTGTGTAACACACAATGTTGAACAGCCAACAGCACTAACAAGTGGGAAGGTTAAAAGAAGTGATGGAACATTTCGTGATGTTAGCGGAGAGATAGCAGCTATCGAGTCACTTGTCCGTAAGCTCTCTAGCCGATCTATTGAGGAGCGTAGGGCAGCAGTGAAAGAAATTCGATCACTTTCTAAGAGAAGCACAGATAACAGGATACTAATTGGAGAAGCAGGAGCTATACCTATTCTTGTGAGCTTACTGACTTCTGATGATGGCATAACTCAAGATAATTCAATCACTTCCATTCTAAACCTTTCAATATATGAACACAACAAAGGACTTATAATGCTAGCTGGTGCCATTCCTTCTATCGTCCAAGTCCTCAGAGCTGGAAGCATGGAAACAAAAGAAAACGCGGCAGCAACACTTTTTAGCTTGTCTCTCGCGGATGAGAACAAAATTATCATTGGTGCATCTGGTGCAATACCCGCTTTGGTTGAACTGCTCCACAGTGGAAGCTCAAGAGGGAAGAAAGATGCTGCAACAGCTTTGTTTAATTTGTGCATTTATCAAGGAAACAAGGGCAGGGCTGTCAGGGCTGGGATCATTGCAGCATTGTTGAAGATGCTCACAGATACAAGTAGTTGCATGGTGGACGAAGCATTGACTATACTCTCTGTTCTTGTTAATCACCAAGAGGCTAAGGCTGCCATTGTAAAAGCTAGCACCATACCAGCATTGATAGACCTTTTAAGAACAGGCCTACCCCGAAACAAAGAGAATGCAGCTGCCATTTTACTTTCTTTGTGCAAGAGAGATAACGAGAATCTTGCATCACTAAGTAGGCTTGGCGCGATTATACCACTGACAGAGCTTGTCAAGAATGGCACCGAGAGGGCCAAGCGAAAGGCTACTTCATTGTTGGGGCATCTTCGAAAATCGAAACAGCTTTGACAGGTCAAGCACACaagaaaattaattaattaataattattttaattttaatttattttattctatATGATAATGAATCACAGGTTTTTTCTACTTATATTTCGGTGTCATTGTGGGTTGAAGTATCTAATGCTTAAAGCATGAGAAATAAGAACAATGTCATGCTTACCAATGTACTTATATCATTTATTCTATATACAAGTGCATAAATTCTTTTGACAGAGTCTGTAATTTGCAACCAACTTTTTAGATACGCCCGCACATTCAAAGAAGCTCGACCAACCTACAAATTCAAAGAAGGCCTGTACAGGACCTGTACACGGTGTACATCTTAACCTACCCAGACTCTCCTCTCGAACAGAATCATCTTCATTACATGATATCAGGACGAGATGTGTGCAAACATTAATTCTTAAAACAGAACCGTGTTTTCCATAATATCTCTGTATTTTcagaaaaaatattattattccGAACGCTGTTGTAGAAACTACACATCCAAAAATACTATTTCCTTTG
This genomic interval from Apium graveolens cultivar Ventura chromosome 8, ASM990537v1, whole genome shotgun sequence contains the following:
- the LOC141677315 gene encoding U-box domain-containing protein 10-like, yielding MAGGDTPLISDDSTAASMHALLSLVQDVVKASGGGFKGPFKKDCTDLARRIALLSHLFEEVRDFKGDLSALDEFSSSGSCLVDLKVVVQATKGLLVAADSFDAKISPEGAAKKIAFQFQCLTWKLERTLKNFPYDQLEISEEVQEQVDLVRGQLRRATERYGGSLTPSRLSRALSQPLDKEIDPLQSRNRIIGSLHVESTGSIDHEVTEKVEISPRTNSSKGYGSDQMIHRLERRGSSSASSDICLLNNADADDGESSSPKSSEENRKPGSPVIPDDFLCPISLEVMRDPVIVATGQTYERSYIQRWIDCGNTKCPKTQQKLQHLTLTPNYVLRSLITQWCVTHNVEQPTALTSGKVKRSDGTFRDVSGEIAAIESLVRKLSSRSIEERRAAVKEIRSLSKRSTDNRILIGEAGAIPILVSLLTSDDGITQDNSITSILNLSIYEHNKGLIMLAGAIPSIVQVLRAGSMETKENAAATLFSLSLADENKIIIGASGAIPALVELLHSGSSRGKKDAATALFNLCIYQGNKGRAVRAGIIAALLKMLTDTSSCMVDEALTILSVLVNHQEAKAAIVKASTIPALIDLLRTGLPRNKENAAAILLSLCKRDNENLASLSRLGAIIPLTELVKNGTERAKRKATSLLGHLRKSKQL